The window GCACCGAAGTCTCCTTCCAACTTGCTCGAGGCGCCCCCAGCCGACCTTGAAAACAGCATCGCGCTCATGAGAAACCCACGGTTCGTCGTCAGGTACCTGGAGATCGGGGTTCCGAACAGCTCCGCAGGAGCCGCTGGTGTCTTCGTTGTGGACCCCGACCTGAACGACGACTTCGCCCGCTCCGAGCCAGTGACCCACGATGACTGGATCCCCGACAACGCACAGGCGACGAAGCACAAGGCCAACCCCGTTCGCGTGGCCCTGCGCAAGCTGCGGGACGAGGCGAAGAAGACGTCGACACCACCGCCCCTTCCAGGTTCGGAGGGTCTACACGCCGGCGTCGTTGGCATCTCCGAGCTGCTCGGGCGCTTTCTAGGTGACGCCACCGCAGCCGATCCCGGCTTGTCAGCGGCCGTAGGGCGCGGCGCGCCCGGTGAAGCAGGTGGGAAGATCTCGAGCGGCTCCCAGCATGAGACCGGGGCTCCGGGCAACGGCGCGGCGGCCCGGAGCGGCGGCTCCTCTGCACGGGTGTCAGTGGTTCTCGACCGGCGCCACCGACTCGTGGCCGGGGATTCGTCGGGGACGGAGGTTGAGTTCGGCTTCCGATTGAGCAGCAGCAAGAGGTCACGGACGGTCTACGTCACCGCGGTTCCTCGAGTAATCCTCGACGGCAGCCAGGCCGAGCCCGCCGAGAACGCGCCGGCGGGCGCGATGGTTCCGTCGGTGCTGGGCTGGCGGCCGGCCGGTAACGATCACGCTTTCGTCGCAGGCAGCCGCCTCGTCGTCCGTCCCGATGATTCGGCCGCATGGACCGTACGCATCCTCCAGCCGCGTGACACCGCGGTCACGGTCGTCCTAGACCTGGAGATCGCTGAGGATGGGGTCGGATGAAGGCGCCGGTTAGCCTTGGTTTCCTGACGCCGAAGCCAGGCGACATCCGGGGGGCGGACTGGCATCTGACCGCGGTCGGTCATCCCGTGACCGATGATCCGACCCGACTGCCCGAATGGGATTACTTCAAGGACGTCAAGGTCCATCGGACGCTGGAAGTGGACCTGCCCAAGGTGCTCGCCGACTGCCGGCTGCCGGCGGATGCACGTCTCGAGGCGACGATCAGCTGGCACTCGTCCTGGACCAACCTCCGTGGCGCCCTCCCGGGCATTCCGATCAGCAGTCGCGCCACCGAACTGGAGCTGAAGCTGCCCGGCGAGCAGTTGGGCGGCCGTCTCACTCTCGACACCCATGTACTGCTTCGCCGGCCCGGTGCTTCTCAGCACCCGCTCGCTCCGGCCCGGCCCGGCACGACGCTGTGGACGGAAAGCACCATCGTTGATCTCGGAAGTGACGCCCAGCGATTCCCGGTCGTCGCCGTCGACTTCGCTCATGCGGGCATCGCCGACGGCCGTGGTGGCGCCTGGGCGTTGTCCATCGAGGAGACGGACCTGGCTGCTTCCGCGACCGGTGCCGTTCGGCTCTACCTCAACAGCGCCCATCCGCGGATCCGTCAGATCCTCGACGCCGTCGAGCCATCCGCTGACGTGGAGCTGAGAGAGATCATCTTCTACGACGCGGCGAGAACCCTGCTCACCTTCGCGGCCAGCCACGATGATCTCGACGACGAGGCGGAGCACGACGCCGGGACCCTGGGTGACCTGCTCGTGGGCCTCGTCCGTGTGTGTTTCCAAGACAGAGGAGTCGCGGGGATGCGTGGGTTGCTCCGCGAGTCTCCGGGCGAGTTCGCGACGGAGCTCCAAGCGTCCCTTCGACTGCTGGAGCGCCCGGCGTGAACCATGTCTTCCCTAGGCTCGATCCCGGTGCTGCGCGCGTGCTGCTCGTCGAACGCACCGATGTGCCGCCGGACCAGTTGCGTTCCCTCGCCACCGCCGAACACCCGGGTATGGACTGGTACGCGACCGGGGGCTCGCGGATTTCACCGGACCGACTGATGGTCATCCGCGACAAGGTCTGCGCGCTGGCGGGCGAGTACGGCTGGCCAATGGCGCCGGCCGGCGGCTTCACCGACTTCGAGCACCGTCTCTACGAGCTCCTGCTCGGCACCTTGGAAATCATGCCGGCGGACGCGGCCGACGAGGGCGTGTGGTCCTTCCTCACGCTCGTCCTGCTTCCTGACATCGCGTTCTGGCGCTTCCCGAACACCCAGCGCAGCGCGAGCTACGAACGCCTGATCGGCAAGCCGCGCAATGTCTTCCGACGACTGTGGTGGCGGGCCTATGTGCTCGGGGCCGATCTCGCCGGCCAGTTGTTGGAGGACGAGGCAGTGGCCATCATGGAGCGCCCGACGCTGGGTGGTTCCCCGGCGGTCGCCCGCGCCATCGCTCGAACTCACATTGGCCTGGTCAGGGAGAAGGGGTCGCTGCCGAGGACCGCGCTTATGCGAGAAGCAACCAAGCGGCTCCGCCGGCTCACCACGATCCTGACGCTGCACGCCATGGATGAGGGCGATCTCCACGAAGTGGTGCAGGAGGTCTTCCTCGAGACGGCCTTCGCGCTCGGGCAGGACGTCTAGGGGTGCTGACCTCATTGGTGGCGTCAGTTGCCAGGCATCTGTAGAAAGGGACTCGGCGCACCTGACCAGGAGACCGAAAGAAACTCGCGGGCCCGGGTGCAGGCTACGTAGAGGAGGCACAACTCACGCAGGGTGTCTTGGGCGTGAGCGGCCGGGTCGTCGGCCTTCGGCGTGACCGCGTATGGAAGCGGAATCGAGCGAGCCGAGGCGTCGACGACGGCCATCGCACGGTACTCCAGGCCTTTCATGCGATGCATCGTGCCGATCTCGACGCCGCCACGCTGTTTGCGGTCGAGCGGGCTGCACGTGATCCCGGCCGCCTGCAGCGCCTCTGCTGCCGCGTCGGCCCCCTTACGAGTGCGGGCCGCGATGCCGATCGCGGCTTCGGCGACTCCCCCGTCGAGCCAGCCTCGGACCGTCACCACGAGTCCGTCCTGTTCGGCGGCCGACGTCGGGTAGCCACGAGTCGTTGGCGGCTGCGTGCCGCGGAACGCGGAACGATAGCCGTCCAGACTGTCCGTGCCGGCGTCGAGGTCGTCCACCGTCTGGCCGCCTAGCAGGGCAATCGCCCAGGTGAGAATCTCCTCGCTGGTGCGGTAGTTGAGACGCAGACGGTACGACCGCCCACGCACGTTGATCCCCATGGTCGTCAGGGCCACACGATGGTCATAGATCCGCTGGTGCGCATCGCCGACGATGAAGAGGTCGTCGGGCCCGTCGGACACCACAGCGCGTAGCAGTCGCCACTGTACGGGGTGCAGGTCCTGCGCCTCGTCAACGACGACATGTGGGAACAGATCGCCGACCGACATGGCACGGGCATATTTCGCCGCGTCGTCTGCGAGCTGGTAAAAGGTTCTCGCACCCGACTCGTGCATCAGACCTAGGAACCGCTCGACCGCCGTCCAGAGCTGGACACGCTGGGGCCTGGTCAGTGGCTGTGCCCTTCCGGTCCTGGAGACGGACAGGTAGTCCGCCAATGTCCTGGCCCCCTTAGCGAGGATGACGTTCTCCCACTCCTGGCGGAGCACAGTCGGTTTGAATGGCACGCCGGTCGCGGCCGCCGCGGCGGACCACATCTTCGCCAAGAGCTCGTCGTCGACGATCACCTTTGGGGTGGCACCCTCGGCCTCGGAGACGATGCGATGCGCGAGCGCGTCGACCGTAGTCACCTCGATCGAGGAACTGGAATCGATGCCGGACACCGAGTCGAGCGACCTCAGGCTCGCCCGAAGGTCATCGGCGAGTGTGCGCACGAAAGTCGTGAGCAGAACCGGCCGCCTCGACTTGGGCGGGAGCCTCCGCGCGAGATGATGTGCGCGATGAAGCGCGACGACCGTCTTTCCGGTACCGGCACCGCCGGTGACCCGGACCGGGCCCGCATGCCTCTCGCGGTAGGCGATCCGACGCTGCGACGGGTGCAGAAAGATCCGCCAGAGCTCCAGTGGGTGGTCCAGTGCCTCCTGTAGTTCTCTGGCGCCCTTCGGAACGAACACGGTCGGTGAGCCGAGGGCTCCGGTCGTTGATGCATCCGGAAGCGGCATGCCACTGGTGGCACCGGTCCGGATGCCGAGTTCAGTCCGAACCTCGCGCAGGGTGAAACCAGCGGCGAGCATCTCCATCGCCTGGTGCTGACTCGCCGGCATTGCCTGGGCAAGCAGGT of the Pseudofrankia saprophytica genome contains:
- a CDS encoding DUF6339 family protein yields the protein MNHVFPRLDPGAARVLLVERTDVPPDQLRSLATAEHPGMDWYATGGSRISPDRLMVIRDKVCALAGEYGWPMAPAGGFTDFEHRLYELLLGTLEIMPADAADEGVWSFLTLVLLPDIAFWRFPNTQRSASYERLIGKPRNVFRRLWWRAYVLGADLAGQLLEDEAVAIMERPTLGGSPAVARAIARTHIGLVREKGSLPRTALMREATKRLRRLTTILTLHAMDEGDLHEVVQEVFLETAFALGQDV
- a CDS encoding UvrD-helicase domain-containing protein; amino-acid sequence: MASLGFAQSFFKRLPDLPKEVQKRIPELLGKFQESTIAGLHLEKPHAIADDRGRTIRVTKFWRGVVMAPTEGDHYILFDILEHDKAYAWLENHTFAINSATQDVEIVDVSAMRAAAAALPGAEAHPSPGMFDAYDNVVLLELGIEASYLPVVRRVRSDADLDLLAQAMPASQHQAMEMLAAGFTLREVRTELGIRTGATSGMPLPDASTTGALGSPTVFVPKGARELQEALDHPLELWRIFLHPSQRRIAYRERHAGPVRVTGGAGTGKTVVALHRAHHLARRLPPKSRRPVLLTTFVRTLADDLRASLRSLDSVSGIDSSSSIEVTTVDALAHRIVSEAEGATPKVIVDDELLAKMWSAAAAATGVPFKPTVLRQEWENVILAKGARTLADYLSVSRTGRAQPLTRPQRVQLWTAVERFLGLMHESGARTFYQLADDAAKYARAMSVGDLFPHVVVDEAQDLHPVQWRLLRAVVSDGPDDLFIVGDAHQRIYDHRVALTTMGINVRGRSYRLRLNYRTSEEILTWAIALLGGQTVDDLDAGTDSLDGYRSAFRGTQPPTTRGYPTSAAEQDGLVVTVRGWLDGGVAEAAIGIAARTRKGADAAAEALQAAGITCSPLDRKQRGGVEIGTMHRMKGLEYRAMAVVDASARSIPLPYAVTPKADDPAAHAQDTLRELCLLYVACTRAREFLSVSWSGAPSPFLQMPGN